AAGTTTATTTTTCTGATATAGCTTGGCATCAGAGGGTTTTTTGAACAAAATTATTACACTAAGTAGCAGAAATAAGTATGAAgaactttctttttaaacatgCTCCACCATAAGGCTCAGGAATCACTTAACAGTAAAATAATTCACTaacactgatttttcaaatgtttgatcACAAAACATTGGATTCTTCAtgaaaatacaaatactgtaatcCACACTATGAATGTGTTGTGACTTCACTTTACACTCACAAGCcacattattaggtacaccttgctagtagctGGTTGGATCCCCTTTTGCATTCAGAACTGCACTTAATTCTTCATGgtggattcaacaaggtgctgcaaACATTCCTCTGGGATTCTCCTCCATATTGTCATCACTTAATGCTGTGGATTAGTCGGCTACACATTCATGATCGAATCTCCTGTTCAACACTCCCCAAAGATGgttattggattgagatctggtgactgtggaggccatttgagcacAGTGAGCTCATTATAAACCAGTTTGAGattatttgagctttgtgacatggcacatggagatagccatcagaagatgatggtcataaagggatggacatggtcagcatcAACACTCACGTAGACTATGCCCCATTGATACTAAGGACCCCAAAGAGTGCCAAGAAAATCTCCCCCCACAACACCACCAGTCTGAACCGCTAATGCAAAGCAGGATGGATCACTTCATTCATATTGTTGATCAGACCaactgaatgtcacagcagaaatcgagactcataagaccaggcgacatttttccagtcatctgttgtccaattttggtgaccccaggtgtgaattgtagcctcagtggcctgttcttagctgacaggaatggcacccgctgtggtctccttctgttgtagcccacctgcttcaagatttcaacgtgttgtgcattctgagatgctcttctgcatacctcagttaaAACAGTGAtaatttgagttactgttggCTCCCCATCAACAATCAACAAGCAGTATTAACAAGGGTTATGGCAAAGCGCTAGTGATGGTAAAATAATACCGAAGCGTTGAAGCTTGTGCCATTCAATCAGAAGCGTATTGAGTCAAATCACTCTGTCAAAACACTGGTGACCTGTAACGTTTGAAGCTTCGAACTTCATCGGTTCTCCACAGCgcgcttcattggtttgacagcTTTGGCGCTAAATGAACAGGTAGCctatttgtataaaatatatatctaaTTCAACAATGTTGAGTTTTGAAAGATTTGGAAACAGACGACGACTAACGGCGGTAAACAGCGCTCAAAAGGTAAACAATTTAAATGAACAATTACCTTAGCGGAATTAAATGAACtcagacttccatccatccattatccaacctgctatatcctaactatagggtcacggaggtctgctggagccaatcccagccaacacaggcgcaaggcaggaaacaaatcccgggggGCGCCAGCCACCGCAGATAAACTCAGACTTTTCTGACGTTTTCCTAGTGACTTGTGGCTGAAATAGCGAGTGCCGCTTTGCTTGAGCTCCTGAGAGCTTGCCTCGACCTCAGGtaaccaccagatgtcgctgttcaTACTGGGGGTgaggcaaggttattatagttaacgaaaactaaaatcaaaactgaaactattaaaagacattttcgtaaactgaaataaaataacttaccaaatatttgaaattacattttagaagcaaaaacgaaaatgaaaggaattttcagattttgaaatttgaatttagaaattaaaattttaaatgtgggaaaataaggtattttttaattctaaggtaacaaatagcagtcatacacatacttttctggattttttgtgattcaaataatgaaagtgtaatagctcaaaaacaacaaaacagagcaTTTATAGCTTTTGTCACCTTTTTCTCCAAATGTGTGTCAGAGTGTCACCGACATCGAGATTTACTCGGcacaaaactttctaacatttctcGCTGAAAACCCTCTCGCTTCTCTGTGTTTATATGACAGACGCTCAGATATCATTTTCGATGACAGGCCTTGTTTTGCCATCCCTGatatcagtatatataaagtaaatgaatcacaaaaaaaaaaaaatcgactttgacattttgatgaatccTGATGTTTAAGACCTGCCGGAGTgagaaaatacagtttttttggaattatgtctgcatgtgtgtgtgtgtgtataaaccgACATCTCAAAACGCAACTAGACAGATGGATAAaatttgacatttgttttttacatcaaaattgtagatctgtatttcCATTAACCGAAGTGGTACTTTAGCTGAACtcatactcgatttttttttttatttgcgcagctgcagagtccaatttattcaacttcacttttataataacatctggtgacacctcagctaggtgacagtgtcacatttactaagccacgtttcagtgagaagacacagatcagattttgtacttaatattatatcatttaccaaaacagctttactgccaagagacgaatgttcaataaacagcatttaaaactgcatggttctttctgaactgctgatatattttttgttttaatttgaattaaatttctattacagatgccccttgtggagggtctggttttatcccttggtctaattatacaccttattttttggttatcaattaatttaaggtttgtatcatcagaattgtagatctgtatttcCATTAAccgaagtggtactttacctgaactcataatcgatttttttttttttatttgcgcagctgcagagtccaatttattcaacttcacttttataataattgttcaatatattattcaattcatttttttttttttttgttgatggttcTCTAATGTACATCATATAATCTTTGTGCcttttattcctcaaatatccatccccatatccagTACGAGAAAGTCGATGGGAAGCCACTCCCGATTTTGAAAATAAAGCGGCACTGATCGAAGACTGAccaggtcatcatacaagatcagaaTATCGTTTAGCATCAgtcgatacaaaccttgtaaaattcctgagttggcaacgtCTCTACTGCGCTAtaggtaggtaggtgaagagagtccGCCAAGtggtgaaaagctaaacatactaatttgtttttctatttatactataattattaatttatcttttttagatcATATTCACTgttcaaaatacctgatattgtgaaaataatcctgTAGCAGAATTCtgctttaaaatatctgtccccattttttcaatgtttctctcccTCTCGAatcagatagttgaaatatcatattctttttgttcttaacatcagccatatcatacatattgcttaacagggatttttcctgccttgcatccaaacctgcagGCGTAGGCTCCAGGCTCCTGCGATCCTGCTATGGATGAACAGGTTTAGATGATGTATACATTgctcttaatctcagatgctgtctgcCATTTTGTGCCTGTTGTGGTAGACAGGGGGCGCTGtcttccccttgaaccctcagagttGACTCCAGacatcaggtaaaagtccaaagtttggatttattacaataatccagtgcacaaagcaccctacactccactatattcatacaccaaacaattctcaataataaacaatagatCAATCCTCCTacttccagacgcgttgccacccttcctcccagctcagctcacccgtcttggtttcccacaatccttttaaactGCTtagcccggaagtgcttcatCCATCAGTCCAATATTCCCCATCACTTCTGGGTTATATTAAAAGTCgttttttcttcatcccggaggTACGTCAGTCCTTTCGTCCCCATGCCTATGGCGTACTTCTGGATTGTAGTGAATACCAATGTCTCTGGGCCTCCCAGCAGCATCTCCTGGTAGCCcccatgttatccagcagggttgcacTGGAAGACTCGAATTCCCATGagtccctgctggaatttggggcccctCCATGATGAAGAGATGGCTCCACCTGGCGTCCTGGGATGATTGGCCAGCCATATCTCACACCGTCcacactcctattacctgctcttcctctgctgtttaagggtttactgttcttatggtgggctattcttGTCCCACTGCCCTTCACACTAcatacttgtttttctttgtttccctcaatacagctaggtggggtctgcacactgattcaagcctaagacccTTATTCTTCCATAaaccctgtgattttcatggccacacctgtcagaacacagtagaatctcttttcttatttttggatATCTTTCCAGGCTTGCAGGTGCAacattctgtctataaattgtttgtgcctgagatggaatcagagatcaatttGGCTGGTAGGAAATAACAAAGCAGTGTCTGAGATTATTggatgaaatattgaaggcattcattataagcacattgtcattGGAGCAGGAGATGGTGTGTGATGTACACATTtgagtaaaaaaccctcacaccttaaaattcaccaaAATTTCATTACTAATTGGCCAACTCTGGGCAAttaaaggaaaagaataaaagtGCCAAGAGAGTCAGCGcagatttccatccatcctcttccgcttatccgaggtcgtgTTGTGGGGGCAGTagtttgagcagagatgcccagagttccctctccccggccacttcttctagctcttccggaagaatcccaaggcattcccaggccagctgggagacatagtccctccagtgtgtcctgggtcctcctaTCAGTTTAATGTGCCTGGAACAcgtcaccagggaggcgtccaggaggcatcctgatcagatgcctgagccacctcaactggctcctctcgAGGCGGAGGAGCAGtgtctctactctgagcttctcacccgatATTTAAGgcaaagcccagacaccctgtggaggaaactcatttcaggcgCTTGTATTCGCggtctcgttctttcagtcactacccatagctcatgaccataggtgagggtaggagcgtagatcaactggtaaattgagagctttgtcttacggctcagctcctttttcaccacgacagaccgatgcagagcccgcatcactgtggatgccgcaccgatccgcctgtcgatctccgcgctccattcttccctcactcgtgaacaagaccccgagatacttgaactcctccacttggggcaggatctctcccccaaccctgagagggcactccacccttttccggttgaggaccatggtctcggatttggaggtggagattcccatcccagcagcttcacactaagctgcgaaccgatccagagagagctgaagatcacggcctgatgaagcaaacaggacaacatcatctacaaaaagcagagacccaatcctgagtccaccaaaccggaccccctcaatacGTTGGCTGTGCTtagaaattctgttcataaaagttatgaacagaatcgtgaCAAGGACAGCCCTGGCGGTCCAACTCACTGGAAGcagggtttgacttactgccgacaATGCAGACCAagttctgacaccggttgtacagggactgaacagctcttatcagggggtccggtaccccatactcccgaagcaccccccacaggattccctgagggacacagtcgaatgccttttccaagtccacgaaacacatgtagactggttgggcaaactcccatgcaccctccaggactctgctaagggtgtagaggtggtccactgttccacaaccaggacgaaaaccacactgttcctcctgaatctgagattCGACTATTCGAcgaaccctcctctccagaacccccgaatggatttttccaggtaggctgaggagtgtgatccttctGTAGTTGGAAAACACCCTCCGGTTCCCCTTCTTAAatagggggaccaccacccccagtctgccaatccagaggcactgtccccgatatccatgtgatgttgcagagatgtgtcaaccaagacagtcctaccaCATCCAGAGTCTTGAGAACTCCGAGTGTATCTCATCTATCCCTGGGCCCTGCccccaaggagttttttgaccacctcggtgacctcagccccagagatgggggatcccacctctgagtccccaggctctgcttcctcattggaaggcatgttagtgggattgaggtgGTCCtagaagtactccccccactgaagtcagcagcgcaccatccacaccatatacagtgttgactctgcactgcttccccctcctgagacgccggatggtggaccagaatctcctgccGTCCAAAAGTCATTCTCAATGGCCTCCTCAATCTCCTCCAcctgcattctgcttggcctaccggtacctattagctgcctacagagtcccacaggacaaaatggTCCTTTAGGTCTCCTTCTTCAGcctgacggcatccctcaccgacAGCGTCCACCAAAAGGTTCGGAGATTACCGCCACGACaggccgcctcaacaatagaggcacagaacatggcccattagttcaatgtccccacctccctcgggacgtggtcgaagttctgccggagatgggagttgaagctacttctgacaggggactctaccagacattcccagcagaccctcacaaacacgtttgggcctaccaggcctgactggcatcctcccccaccatcgaagccaactcaccaccaggtggtgatcaattgatagctccacccctctctgcacccgagtgtccaagacatgtggctgcaagtccgacaacacgaccacaaagttgatcatcgaactgaggcttagggtgtcctggtgccaagtgcacatatgaacacccctatgcttgaacatggtgttcgttatggacaatccgtgacgagcacagaagtccaataacaaaacaatgcTCGGGAGGctcattcctcccaatcacacccttccaggtctcactgtcattgcccacgttaGCATGGAAATCTTACAGCAGTAGAAGGGAGTACCCAGAAGGTATTCCCTCTAGCacccccctccagggactccaaactGCTGGTCGGCACATACacgcaaacaacagttaggacctgtccacccacccgaaggcagagggaggctaccctctcgtccaacaaggtaaaccccaatgaacagactccaagtcggggggcaataagtatgcccacacccgctcagcGCCTCTTACCGGGGGCAACTCTAGAGTGATAgaaagtccagcccctctcaaggagattgttTCCACAGTCCATGCTCTCGAtcaaggtgagcccgactatatctagtcggaacctctcgaccttgcgcactagctcaggccccttccccttcagagaggtgacattccacgtcccaagagccagagaattggaccgccaaggtccctgccttcggccaccacccaactcacactgcacctgacctccttagCCCCTCcaataggtggtgagcccatgggaaggaggactcacattgcctcttcgggctgtgcccggcccaGCCCCACATGGGTGCAGGCCAGGCCACCAAgcgcttgccatcgagccccacctccaggcctggctccagtgACATGTGTCCAGGTGAAAGAAAACgttgtccaaggtttttgttcttcataggaggtttactGAACCACTCTGTCTAATTCCTTACCTAGGACCAGTTTGGCTTGAGTGACCCtacccggacaacagagctcctaggatcattgagacatgcaaacccctccaccacaataaggtggtgTTTCGAGGGGGCACAAaggacatagaaaatatttaacaagacaaaaacaaaaccaaatagtaaagtcTGTTGTGTAGTGTAACAAGCTTCCAtgaacattaaactcatattaaatCCAAACCTgctaagtgtacagttctgtctcattgtgacacaaaaactaaacatcCTTTGTAGCTCTTTAACCGTagcataattacaaaaatatcaaaattaaacaaatttgtaaaaaaactaaaaatacaaaggaaaactaaaactaaactgaatttccaagttaAGTCAGAATatagaaatgaaaatataaaaaggcaaaactataccAAACTTGGGCTGAGGCTTCAAATCTTTTTCGTTACAAATAGAAAGCCTCAAAGCTTAACGAGACTTAGTTTACCCAGCACTACAAAGCGCCTAACATGTGCAAACGGTAGCGATGCCAATTTTAGTGTCACACAGGGAATTTTCCAGTTGGAGCTCAGGCATGTAAAGTCACTTGCTTGTGGTCACAAAAGTGGGATGTGAGCCCACACAGCTTCAGGGTTTCCTGTGTTCATGGTGCCATTGTAATCTGGATGTTAGATGAACAGATTTGCACACCGTAGCTTTGCGCCTGAGGTTTGCAGAAATGGCTCCAGGATTGTGATGACCTTTTTTATTAGGGTATTAAGAAAACGAAGGGTGGACACAATAAAGACGAGAAGCCTGCACATCATCACCTATGTCCCAGTGGCTTCCATTTTCCCCCTGTAATATACATGGATGACTCACCTGAAACTCCAAGAGGGACCCCAATTTTTGTTCCCACCCACCCCGAATTATTGCTCAGTCAAACACTTAACAAAAAGCATTAACAGGGGGATTTTGACAGCTCAAAGCAATGCTACACTTGCACTAAACTGGACTTGGAAAACATAAGTGGATCATACTGAACATTTCACGTACAATTCTTTAAAGAGTTTGGAGGGAACACTCTGTATATGAGCCACTATGACTGTGCTGTCGACAATTTAAATGGATATCCACTGCTGAAGGAAACCAAAATGTAGCAATCTAAAGTGGTGTGACAAACCAACCGAGGACACAATACTAGATGTGCCATTTCATTTGGAATCTGAAAATCGGTAACACAGGCCAGTACTCCCAGCAGCAGAGTGTTACAGGAGTCCAAATGTGACAAAGGCACAGCTTGGACTGCACAGTCTAGGATTTCACCTTAATGCTGTGCTACAGAGTGGGTCTTCAAATGTTTCGATGTCGTCTTGGAAGGACAGCTAGTCACCATACACCATCCTAAAATGTTCAGTAGGCACGTGTTGGTGACAATGAGCCAAGCTGAAAGACGGTGTGCAGATCAGACTGCAGGAGCTTAAAGTTTGAGGTCCTTTCCTGCCGATTGCATTATAACAGACTTGTAGTAGATGGCATGTTCTTAAATGACTTACAGGTACCATTTTTGCACCATAGCACTGAGAACAAACCCACAGGAGTGGGTGATAGAGAAAATAAAGAGAAGGACCAGACCCTGATCATTGATCCAATCAAGCCATGCGGACCTTCAAAAGCAGTCACACTGGCACATTTGCCAAGCCAATTTGTGACATCACCACTAAGAGGGGGAAGGGAaggattaacaaaaaaaaaaaaattagaaacaaaggAGCCCCCAAAAAAAAGGTAGAGGTCAGCTCAAAGCTTCCAATGTGATCCATTCGTGATacagaccagcatttctccacctTTAAAACTCGAGTCACAAATACTTAACATGGACCCACCaataccaatttaaaaaaaaaacgacatTACATCAACGTAAAGTTAAATTTGTTTAAGTTTCAATAGAtgtttcatatttgattcttgttCCCCCACCACCTCTTCACATCCCCCATCAGGTGTCCTCAGTTTGAAAACCACGAGGGTAGCTTGGACACATCcgagttaaagcagaaacttgTCAGATAaccagagggggaaaaaaaaaattatatagataAGACTTGACAAAGATGGGATAACCAAGAAAAAGGAGGCCAGCTAAGAATGCTGAAACAAGTCAACAGCTGGAGCTTGGACACCCGAACCACAGGTTTAGGTCTTTAGAAAATTGCACACAAGAGTCCAACCATTCATGAAGAGCCtttattaaaatttcagattCACTTTCTGCCCGTTCAACCGCTTCACAGCAACTACAGCCAAAATAAGGACCACCATCAACATGGCAGCTGCAGCTCCCAGCACCAGGTATCCAGTGGGAAGAGGGGCTGTGGGAGGAAGACAAAGGACATTTTACTTTCCAAGCCATCCAGTGAAGGATGAAGACTAAGGATCAGCCAAGGCCACAAGCAGAACTTAGGCCTACTCCAGTAGAAGGATCAAGATGGTTACCTTTCTGCTCCAGTCTGGATGTTAGCACCTGGTCAGCCTCAAAGAGCACAGGGCCACTGTGAAGGAGCACATTCTTCCTGAATGAAGCAATTTGTGCCAACTTGTCTGCAGCTCTGCCAGATCCTGAAAACAAAGTGGTAGGGTTTAATACAACACACACCAAGCCTCCTTACCAAGCAGCTAACCAGATTTCACACCCCATGTACGCGAGAGAAGCCGTCTCCATACCACTCGGCATAGCTTCAATTACAAGGCACTGAATTTGAAACACTGATGCCATTTTCTAACAAAGACCCCACAGCCAAACTGGCGCCACTAGCTACTCACTTCTTACAGGGCAGCTCTGAGTACAGGGATCTGTGGCAGAGGGATAGCAGGCAGCAGcaacacagtagatgaagatcTACAGAAAGCAAAAGGAATACACAATAGGAGACCAACCAGCAGAAATACTCGTAGGCCTAATGGAGGGCATGAAGTCTATCAGGCAAAAACACAAGGCAGGATTCCCCTTTGCCACAAAACCCACCTGTTCAGCCAAGGCTTGCTGAGCTACAGGATccacaaaagcaaacatctcaAACACAAATCTCTTGTAATGACTTGGGTAGGATATGCCAGATGTGCTGTCCACAGTCACCAAGCTGGTCAAATAGTTGTCACCAGTGTTTGGACACCTGGGCAAGCAACACCCTTCCAGTTAGCACTGAACAGCCATGCTTCAGTTCCCCACCCTCCCACAGGTGGCACCTACCCATTCACTAGAAGGCTCCACTGGGGCTGGCTGGAAGCAGAAGGTCCTGGGGTGACCCAGCAGTCCCCAAGAGTGAGAACAAGGTTAGGGTCAGTCCTGTTCATGATATGCACTTCCACAGCCACAGGATCCCTCAGAGTTTTGGTCACTGGGTAGTCCGCATCCACATAGTAGGAGCCATAGGAGGAATCTGACCatggggaaaaaagggggtgggGAGGCATTTGTTAGTGGACATGCACACCCTTAGCACAGGACCCTCATTTCCAAGGGCATCAGACAGACATTTAAAAAGCTTAAGTCattctaataaattaaaaaaaaaaaaacaaggactcCATCCCATGTACCTTTTGCAATGACCAATTCCAGGTCAAATGGCCCTTGCtctactactggaagaggtggcgccacagtatacacctcagcctccacttgcacatcttggcttcccgagtaggtgcactggaagaataacCTGAGGAGAGAAACACCACATCATAGCAGGTAGAGCACATTTAGGGATAGAGGAAGCAGGTTCAAAAGCCTTACTTGTAGACACTGTCCCTGGTGATGGAGCCTACTGGACCACTCCTCACAGTGATGGCAGCAGACATGGTGTTCTGGTAGGTCACATTGCCACCAGCCAGCTGAAATAGGGACATTAGAATTAGTGCGGACCATGAAGTCAGTGCAGGGTTGGTGTTCTATTTCTAGGTAATCAGCAAGACATTTCATGCTGCAGTCTGTATGGTCAAACTTGAGGACAAACTACCCTAGTTAAGGAGATCAGATGCATCCTATTCTGTAGTTTAGGATTAAAGCATCCAGCACAAGCCACCATGTCTAATACGTGACAACATCTCATTACTCAGCACTCAGGCTCTTCAGCCTGCTATGGTTGATCTTATTACTCCTACATATCCCCCAGATGGAGTCTCACCTGAACTGTGCTGCCACAGGCACTGACTGGAAACTGGTACATGACAAAGCTGGACAGGCTGGTCACAGGGCCGCAGCTGGGAGAACTACTGTCCACCAACTGGATGGTCCCAAGATCCAGGGGAGGAAGGGTCACCTTCTcagacaccaccaccacaaactggccatccagggtgcactgcacagtcactggccaaagcaaacaAGCATGAATATCCAGTAGCAGCCACCTATCCTCACTCACACCCCACAACAACTCACCATCATTGGCATAGTAGCATGGACTGGTGCTGCTGCCCGAATCGTAGCAACAGTTGTTGGCTTCACAATCAGCTTGAGTGATGGATGAAGACCCTCCACACGGGAGCTTCTCACTGGCTGGAACTGCACATCTCTCAGCAACACTCACAGATCGGCGAGCTGCGATGGTCAAAAAGCTCAATTAAAAAGACGACGTGAGGGACACTCAGGGTGCCAACCCAGAAGAGAAGCATACCTGGTTTAGGGCACGTGAAGGTTTTCAGATTTGATTGAGATCCAGCAGCAATGGTCACGCCGTACTGAGAGCCCTAAAGTGAACAGGAGTCTCAAAACCACGACAAAACACACAACTTAATTAAAAACGGCAACCAACAGCTGAAGCGTCGGCGCTACTCACTTTCTCAGACACATAACCGTAGGGGGAAGAAAAGGCAACGGTTAGTGTTGTGCGACCAGCTATTACACGGAGAACGACTCCTGGAAGATGGTTCGTCACCTTTACCAGTCCACCACTCGTCTCTGAAAAGATAGAAGTTAACGAGATTTACTGGAATACGCAGGCGCCGACAAGTCCCAATGCTCGAGGACACGCCGCACTCACTCTGGAGAAAAAGAGTCGGAGAGCCTGCAAATGACAGCGTCATCGCCTTGTCACCGTCGCATTTCTTAGTCACGTCTCCGGACGCTGCATAAACAAACTGCACACCCGTCCAGCAAACGGCCATCCAGAAAAGACACCAACAATCCAAACGCGCCATGATGTGAATGGATCAAACAACAATAGTTCATGAATGAGCGCGCGAGCGCAGATTTAAATCATCATCGGCGGCGCGCGCAGGTGACTCGTTAGTGAGCAGGCGCGAGAATGGAGCGCGGGAAATCGGGGTCACTCTCTCTGCTCGTGCGGCTTTATTGAGCAATCAGCACGTCACAGCATCGGAGTGATCCGTCCAATCGACGACCGTGTAGAAGTGACCGCTCTGCGGAGCGATGTGTCTGTTACTTTAATGAGGGAAATcagtagtgatgggcggagtgaaacctcacgaagcatcaaaacgtttgaagcaattgtgtcggaaatcgtatcgaagcttcgaaacATT
This genomic stretch from Polypterus senegalus isolate Bchr_013 unplaced genomic scaffold, ASM1683550v1 scaffold_5602, whole genome shotgun sequence harbors:
- the LOC120519811 gene encoding zona pellucida sperm-binding protein 4-like translates to MARLDCWCLFWMAVCWTGVQFVYAASGDVTKKCDGDKAMTLSFAGSPTLFLQKTSGGLVKVTNHLPGVVLRVIAGRTTLTVAFSSPYGYVSEKGSQYGVTIAAGSQSNLKTFTCPKPARRSVSVAERCAVPASEKLPCGGSSSITQADCEANNCCYDSGSSTSPCYYANDVTVQCTLDGQFVVVVSEKVTLPPLDLGTIQLVDSSSPSCGPVTSLSSFVMYQFPVSACGSTVQLAGGNVTYQNTMSAAITVRSGPVGSITRDSVYKLFFQCTYSGSQDVQVEAEVYTVAPPLPVVEQGPFDLELVIAKDSSYGSYYVDADYPVTKTLRDPVAVEVHIMNRTDPNLVLTLGDCWVTPGPSASSQPQWSLLVNGCPNTGDNYLTSLVTVDSTSGISYPSHYKRFVFEMFAFVDPVAQQALAEQIFIYCVAAACYPSATDPCTQSCPVRRSGRAADKLAQIASFRKNVLLHSGPVLFEADQVLTSRLEQKAPLPTGYLVLGAAAAMLMVVLILAVVAVKRLNGQKVNLKF